The DNA sequence TGGACTTATTGTAAAAATTGCAGATGAAAACGACCAGCATGTATTTGAATTAGTAGGTGTAAAAAACTCCACAGAAAACTTTGTCTATTCGTCCTCTGTCAGTTTAGAAGATTTACCATCGGTAGACTATAATATGTTTAAAAAGAAGTTTAAAGAATACCGTGGAAATCCGGCAGCAGATTTAATGGGGAGTATTCCCGACCAAACTGATCGCAATGGCAGTATGAAAACAGGAACTGAAATTTGGTTAGAAATTTTTAAAAAAGAAAAAGACAAATTGAAGAAAGATTATAATCTTTTAGAAATTGATCTATTGAAGTGAACAATTTAGCAAAATGTAAATTACAATTTTCATCAATTAATTCTGTATTTTTAGCCCCGACTTCGAAAATATAACATCTATCGCAACATGTCTTGTTATAGTTTTTTAATAATAAATTATCTAGCAATATAATATAAAATAGTAAGACGAAATTTATCAAGTCCTATGTGCTTTTTACCACAACCTCTGATATTAATTATAAGTTTGACAGACAATAAAGACAAATATTTAAAAATTTTTATTATGAAAAATCTACTAAAACTTTCAAGGGTTGAATTAAAATCAGTTTTGGGGTAGTAATACAATTGAAGAAGAATACATTGAAAGATTTGGAGTAGGTTCTGGCGGTGATATAAATAAAAGTCATTTATAAAAAGTCCCCACCAACAGAAATACACAACCGTTATCTGCCATGTCAGAAAAATTCAGAACTAAATAAAAAAGATGAAAAACATATTACTATTTATTCTATTTCTCTCCAACTTCTGTTTTGCTCAGTCGCACCGATTTATTTATGAATATAAATTTGTTGCTGACTCAACAAAAAGCGACAGTATTATTGTTGAAAATACAAGATTAGAAATTTTTAAAGACCATTCTGAATTTGTGAGCGATTTGAATGCAATAAGAGATTCTCTTTCTGCGACTAGAAAAAACATTGGTGATGAAGATGGTGCTTTTCCAATAGGGAATTATAAAAATATCGTTTACAAAAGTAAGGAACTTAACTATAGTTTAGAATTTGTAGGAATTCAACCTTTTAAAGTATTACAAAATGAAAAACTTAATTGGGAGCTTTTAAAGGAAACTAAAAATATTCAAGGCTATCATTGTCAAAAAGCCATCATCAATTTTGGAAAAAGAAATTGGATTGCCTGGTTCACTCAAGAAATACCACTTCAAGAAGGACCTTCTGTTTTTGGCAATCTTCCTGGTTTAATCATCCAAATTAATGATGAAAAAAATCAACATTCTTTTTCATTAATCGCCAATTATAAAACTGCAAATGTAAAAACAAATATTATTGAAAGACCTTATCTTTTATCTGCTACAATAACTCGCTCACAGTTTAATAAAAAGTGGAATATTTACAGGAATAATCCCATAGGTGGTACTGAACAGTTTATGATTATGAATCCTGGGCTGCTCAGTGGAAAAAGTTTTGATGCGCATGGAAATGAAATGGATCTGACACAAGCAAAAAGAGAGGAATTGAACTATGCTAAAAGATTGATTGGAGATGTTAACAATTATTTAGATTTAGAACTTTACAAATAAAAAAAAGGAAGTTACTATTATAAAGATTTTTGCTAATTACGTACTTTGTTATATTTAAAAAGACCTGATATAAAAAGTCCCCTAACAGAAATACCCAACCGTTAGCAGACATTAAAAAAAAACAGAACTAAAATATCTAAAATTTAATACTAAAAAAAATGAGAAACAGTTTTTATACTTTGTTATTATTATTTTTATTCACAAGCGTTAATGCTCAAGAATATTCAAAATTAATAAGTGAAGCAAACAAATTATATGAAACAAAAGATTATAAAATGTCTACTGATTTATATGATAAAGCTTTTAAAATTGAAAGCAAAAATCCAAGTCACTTATATAATGGCGCATGTGCATCTTCTTTAGCTGGAAATACAAAAAAAGCATTTAAATGGTTGAACTTATCCATAGAAAAAGGTTGGACAAATCTAAAGCACTTAAATTCTGATACCGATTTAGAAAATTTACATTCAAAAAAAGAATGGGGAAAAACAATTGAAAAGTTAGAAAAAAAATTAGAGATAATAGAATCAAATTATGATAAACCCTTGCAGGCTGAATTATTGACAATTTATGACGAAGACCAAAAATATAGAAAACAAATCCATGAAACTCTAAAAAAATCCAGTGATGATTCTAAAGAAATGCAGGATCTCTGGAAAATAACACTTCAGAGCGACTCCATTAACTTATTAAAAGTAAAAAAAATATTAGATGAAAAAGGTTGGGTTGGTAAAGATAAAGTGGGCGCACAAGCCAACAGTGCAATATTCCTCGTCATTCAACATTCAGATTTGGAAACGCAAAAAAAATATTTACCGATGATGAAAGAAGCTGTAATAAAAGGAAATGCAGATTCAGGTTCTTTAGCTTTATTAATTGACAGGATCGAAATTCGAGAAGGTAGAAAGCAAATTTACGGAAGCCAGATAGGAACCAAACCAGATAATAAAACTCAATATGTTTTACCTTTAATTGATCCTGACAACGTAGATAAAAGAAGAGCAGAAGTTGGCTTAGGTTCAATCTCTGACTATGTTAAAAATTGGAATTTAAGTTGGGACGTGGAAAAGTATAAAAGTGAATTACCCGAATTAGAAAAATTAAATAAATAGAAAAAACGATTGCTAATATCAGTTTACAAAACGTTATGTAAAATGTCACAGAAAATAAAACAAACAATGAAAAAATTAAAAATTTTACTTTTTCTTACTTTAACAAATATGGCATTTGCCCAAAACAAATTATTTCTATACGAATATAAATTTATTCCTGATTCAGCTAATAAAGATAATTTGAAAGAAGAATTAATGATTTTGAATATTCAAAAAGATCGATCTGAATTTTATAGTTCCGAAAGATATGCTTCTGATTCAACTCAGTTAGCACAAAGTAAGAAAGGAATTATGGCAATGCCTTTCAATAAAGTAATGGTTAATGATAGAGTTATAAAGTATCCTCATTCAAATCTTATCAACTATATAACGATCATGTTTTGGGATAAATATACTGTGAAACAAGATATTGATTTAAAATGGCATTTAGAAAATAGTTTTGATACAATCTTGGGTTATAAAGTGCAAAAAGCAACAACTGATTTTGGCGGAAGAAAATGGACTGCGTGGTTTACGAAAGAAATCCCAATTCAGGATGGACCCTATAAATTCAAAACCCTTCCCGGTTTAATTCTGAAAGTTGAAGATTCAACTAAAAATCACAGTTTTGAATTAATAGGAATAAAAGGCAACACTACCAAATTTGACTATCCAAATGTGAATAATTCTAAAGGCTATAATTTGAATTATGATCAATATGTAACTAAATATAAGAATTTTCGAAAAAATCCAACAGCTGATTTAGTTGGTAAAATTCCAGACCAAAGAGATGCAAATGGAAATTTTAGAACTTCTACACAAATAATAAAAGAACTAAATGATCAGTGGGTGGAACGTTTAAAAAAAGACAATAATATCATCGAAATCGACCTGCTAAAATAAGACATAGCAGATAACATCTTCTATTAGCGGGTAGGAAGTTCATATCATTAAGATTTTTGCTAATTGTTCAATTTATTATATTTACAAAGACTTGTTATAAAAACTCCTCGCCAACAGAAATATCCAACCGTTAGCAGAAATTCTCACCATCAAATTTTAAAATGAAGTATACTTTATTCTTTCTCATAATATCGACTTTAAGTTTTTCATAGAAATTAAGTTTTATTTACGAAACTAAATATATAATGAACACTGGAAAAACCAAATGAGGTAACTCGCAAAAGACAATAATCCGATTGAGATTTTAATGTTAATTCTACTATTTGAAAGATCGATTTATATTTAAAATAAACTATGAATAAAAAATTTGCCTTAAGCTTTTTTCTATTTAATATTTTTGTTAATTCCCAAATTTTCATGGTAATGGATGAGGAAAAAATGACAATCCCAAATGTAAAAGCAATAAATGAAAATGGAGAAATAGTTGGAATTTCAGATTTGAATGGAAAATTAAATATCGCAGAACATCCCTCAAACAATTTAGAGCTATTTCATGCTGATTATCAAATAAGCTTTATTAACTCAAAATTAAATAATGACACTATTATTCTAAAGAAATTTAAAACCAAAGATATCGATGAAGTAGTAATTTCAAATCAGTCCAAAAAATATTTAAATTTATATGCATACTTCATTTCTTACCAGCTGATCAATAATACGCCGCAATCTTATTCTGATGGAATAATTGTATATACGATTAATACCAAAACCCAAAAAATTCGCAAAACTAAAATCATTAAACAACGACTATTGAAAAATGTAGATTTCTTGAATCGTTTTTATAAAGAAAATCCCAATAGAACACTTAGCGTAGGCTCTAATATTTATCCTTTTTCTTTTTATGAAGAGCTCCTTAATTCGAATAATGTAAAAATTGAAAATGATAAAATTCAAATAAAAGAAAAAGACTACACAATTACTAATGAGAATAATTTAACTATTAATATTGTTTATAACTCACCATTAAAAACCAAAAAGCAATCTATCTTAGGTTTAAAATCTGAAGTAACAGATCATTATATCACCGAAAGTTTCAAAAGCACAAATTTCAAACTAAAAGATTTGAAATCGATCGCAAAATATTACACGTCCAAAATATCTCAAAAAGGCTTTTCCTACAAATACGAATTGGTACAAAATATCTATATCGTTAGACCTGAATTTAGTGATGCTGAAGAAACATCACTGATTACAATGGATGATTATCAAAATCTTATTCCCGAAAATATACAATCATTGATCAATAAAAACATTCTCAAATAAAAAATACAATGCAAAAATATATTATCCTCTTTATTTTTTCAATACTGTCGCTTCAATTATCCTCCCAAAATCATAGAATAACTTATGAGTATTCATTTAAGATGGATTCTCTGAATAGAAATCTAATTGAAAAAGAACTGATGAATTTAGATATAACGCAAGACGGTTCCAATTTTTACAGCAGTGGAAAATTTGTTTATGATTCTCTGACAAGTATTGAGGAGAAAAGGGCGCAATCTATGAAATCACATCATGTGGATTTTTCAAAAATTCCGTTAAATCATAAAATTGAATATTCCGTGACCAAAAAATATCCCAATTTTGAAACAAAGCTCCACACCGCAATTAACGGAGATCAATTTTCTGTACTTAATGCAGGCAAATTAAATTGGAATATTCTGGCTCAAAATAAAGAAATTGAAGGTTTAAAAGCCCAGAAAGCAACTACTGAATTTGGTGGAAGAAAATGGATTGCTTGGTTCACTACAGAAATAGCTATCCAAGACGGACCTTATAAATTTAGTGGTTTACCTGGACTCATCCTAAATATTGAAGATGAAAAAGGAGATCATGCATTTAAATTTGTTGGGAGTAAAAAAGTAATTGCATATCCAACTTTTAATGTTGACTCAGAAGTTAAGCCATTGGAAATTTCTGCTAAAAAATTCACTCAGTTATGGAAAGAATATACTAATGATCCTACAAAAAAAATCCGTCAGATTTTTTCCCAGAATTCAGAAGCGAAACTACAGATGTTCGATAATACTGGAAGGGAAATTTCAAGGCAGGAAATCCTAATAATGAGAGATCAGCAAGCTAAAGAAAAATTAAAGAAAAATAATAATTTTTTAGAATTATCACTATATCAATGAAAAAGGCCCAAATTATTAGGTTGTTTTTGAGCTTCTTAGATTCAATTAAAAACAAGCAATTACCTAAATCTAATCTTCATGAGATAAGGTTTTCAATTATCTTTTAAAATTTATTTTATCAATATTATGAAAAAATCACTTTTATCTTTACTTTTTTTATTAATTAATTATTCAATTATGTATAGTCAAATTTTCACGTATCAATACCAATTTATACCAGATTCTACTGCAACAGAAAATAAAATTTCTCAACTAATGATTTTAAACATTAATAAAGATCGATCTGAGTTTTATAGTATAGAAAAAATGAAAATTGACTCCACACTTTTAGCTAGAAGAAATAAGGGAAACAATGATCCCCGATATACTCAAAGTGAATATATTTCAACTTACAGAATTTTAAAATATCCAAATGAGAAAACACTTGATCATAAACTTACTTTAGGAGTAACATCATATTTATTAAAAGATGATCGAAAGATTAACTGGAAATTAGAATCAGAATTTGTCGAAATACTTGGGTATAAAGTTCAAAAGGCAACAACCACTTTCGGAGGTAGAAAATGGATCGCTTATTTCACCAGAGATATTCCTTTTACCGATGGACCCTATAAGTTTCGCGGCTTACCTGGACTTATTGTAAAAGTTACAGATGAAAACGACCAACATTTATTTGAATTAGTAGGTGTAAAAAACTCTACTGAAAACTTTATTTATCCTTCCTCCGTCAGTTTAAAAGATTTACCTGCGATAAACTATAAAATGTTTAAAAGGAAGTTTGAAGAATACCGAGGAAATCCAGCAGCAGATTTAATGGGGAGTATTCCCGACCAACCTGATCGCAATGGAAATATGAAAACAGGAACAGAACTTTGGTTAGAAATTTCAAAGAGAGAAAAAGATAAACTAAAGAAAGATAATAATCTTATAGAAATTGATTTATTAAAATAATTAATACAATATAAATGAAAACCATCCTATTTTTCTTTCAAAAAACAGTCTGTTTAATACTGTTTATTTTCAGCTTAACAATATTTGCGCAAAACTCTAGTATTTCCTACGAATTTATTTATAAAACCAATCCGACTCAAAAAGACAGAATAAAAAAGCAGAATTATAAGCTTGATATTTTAGGCGGAAAATCAATTTTTCGTACTGAAAGCCGTAGATCTTCTGATTCACTAATTGCGAAAACAGGATTTGGTTTGGGTTATAATACAGATCCTAACCATGAACTCTATTTAACAAAAGATCGAGATCATTCGATTATTAGAAAGCATTTTGTCTCACCATTGAGTCGTGACAAATTTTTCATTAAAATCGATGATCAGTTAAAATGGAAAATATTACCTGAAACTACAGTAATCGCAAATTTTAATTGTCAAAAAGCAGAAGTGGAATACGGAGGTAGAAATTGGTTTGCGTGGTTTACTAAAGAGATTCCAGTTTCAGAAGGACCTTATTGTTTTCATGGACTTCCAGGTCTTATTTTGCAAATTCAAGATGACCAAGAAGATTATCTTTTCAAAGCCACTGAAATAAAAAACTTAGCGAATAGTTCTTTGTTTGAAATAGATGGTGGGAAACAAATAACATGGAACCAATTTAATAAGATATTACAAGATTATTTTGATAGTCCTTACAACTTTGCAAAAGCGAAAGGGATGAAAGTTGTTAAAGATAACGGAAGTGGTGGTACAATGGAAATTGATTATCGAAAAAGAGTCAAGGAAACACAAGAAATGCTTTTAGAAAATAATAATCCTATCGAGTTGAATTATAAGATAAAATATAGATAAAAAAAAAATGAAAAAACTAACCTATGCTATTTGTTTATTATTACTTTTTTACTCGTGTAGTAAAAATAATTCAGTAAAGATTATTGGAGATATTCCCAATTTACCTGATGGTACTATTTATCTCTGGAAAGAAACCATGCTTACCAAAATAGATAGTGCGAAAGTAACAAAGGGTAGATTTGAAATAAATTTTGAACATAAAGTAAAAGAACCTTTTTATCTAGGGTTATTTCACGTTGATAAAAATGGACTTAAAAGAATTTTTGGTTTCAAAACAAATGTGCCAAAATGGGGCTCTCCTACTTTTATGTCAGATCCGTTAATTAATATTAAAGGAAACATTGAAGATTATATACCTGTAAATCTTATAACATCTCCAGAGGTAATATTTACTAATAGCCCAATAATAAAAGCAGGGAAACAAACGGAGGCATTATATAATACTGGTGATCAAATTTTCGGAAACAATAATCCGGAGAAGATAAATATGATAAAAGAAAAACTTAAAAAGTTTCCTTATTCTTATCATATACTTTACAGTATTATTAAAAATAAAACTACATTTAATACCCATCAAACTGATGATTTTCTCAAACTGTTTGATGACAATATAAAGCAGAGTGAACCTTACAAGGGTCTCGTAAAATATAACAATAAAGTAAAAGAAATTAAAAAAATAGTATTTCCTATATTAGAAAGCAGTATTGGAGAAAAAGCTGCCGTGATTGACACTAATTACGAAAGACATCTCATTGTTTTTTGGGCAAGTTGGTGTGGTCCCTGCAGATTGGAAATTCCCATGCTTAAAAGCGTATATGAAAGCAATGGAAAAAATATAGAGTTTATTTCTATATCTACGGACGATGATAGAAACTCATGGAAAAATGCACTTATGCAAGAACAAATGCCTTGGAAGCAGTTTGTTGTAGATCAGAAAAACCCATCTTTTAACGATTTACAAATATTATTGAAATTCAATACAGTCATCCCTTATACTGTATTAGTTGATAACAATCTGAAAATTTTGGGAGCTTCTACAGGATTATCTTCCGAGCAAGATTTGCTTTTGCTGATTAAAAAATAGGAAAATTTAATAATCACAAAAATACGTTTACAAAACCAGTAGATAGTTGCACGTTTTGGTCTGATTACTTAGAAATAAATTATTTTACAAAATATTGTTTATTAACAATATATAAATTAGAAAACCCTTAAATAATCAATCTCGATATACCATTATATAATATTTTGAAGTATTAATTTTAAGTTTAACGCTTCAATAATGACAAATAATTAAAAGATTTGTTTTATGAAAAATTTAAAAAGAACTTGGAAAAAGGAATTACAACTGTTAAGTGAAGCAACATCAACATCTAGATGTTTCTATAATAAAGAATCCAGTAATTGTAATTCAACGATAAATTTCTCTCATGCGGAAGGAAAGAATCTTTTTTTAAACAAATCGTTTATTATGTACAATAAAATATTTTTTATTATTAGTTTTTTGTTCTGCAATACATTACAATCTCAAGACAAGCGTTTCTTTTATCAATACGATTATTATCCTGATTCTACAGATGTTCAACTGAAGAAAACCGAAGTTATGTTTCTTGATATTTTTAAAGAAAAATCAGAATTTTTCAGTCAAACAAAACTTGCTTCCGATTCCTTGCTAGCAGAAGCCGATAGAACAGGAAAGTATGCAATGTCTTTCAAAGATATGAACAACACTTATAAAATTATTAAATCAATAAATGGAGAAGTTGTTTATGAAAATACTGAATTAGAAATGGGTAGAATAGTAATAAAGGATGATAGAAAAATTAATTGGAAAATTTTAAAAGATAAAAAACAAATTAATAATTACACCGTACAAAAAGCAAAAGCCTTTTTTGCAGGTAGAGAATGGGAAGCGTGGTTTACAACTGAAATACCAATTAACGATGGACCTTATAAGTTTCATGGTTTGCCTGGCTTTATTGTTAATATTGCTGATGTAAAATTGCAACATCAATTTACTTTAATGGGGAATAAAAACTTGGAAGCATCTTATAGATATCCTGATTTAAAAGAAAAAAAAATAGAACTGTCTCTGGAAAAATACAAAGAATTACTAAATTTTTACAGAAATGATCCTGCATCAAAAATTAGAATGAAATATATGGCAGGGAAAATACCACATCAAAGAGATCATAATGGAAATACAGTTTCCGGAATGGACATCGTATTAAGAGTTGAAAAAAGTCTGAAAGAAAAGATTTCAAAAGATAATAATATTATAGAAATTGATTTGTTACGATATTAATTTCTTATTTAATTTAATGTCAGCAAAAAAAATTATAAAAATGCAATTAACACTTTCTCTATTTTTTGTGTTAAATACAATTTTGATATATTGTCAAAATGTTACTTATACCTACGAATTAGCGTATAGACCAAGCCAAGAAAACCGTTTTGTGAAAAATGAAAATTATTATCTAGATATTTCTGAATCTCAATCAGTATTTCGTTCGGAAAGAGAAAAGCATTCTGATTCAGTAAATTTTGAAAGTGGAAGAAGTTCGATTAATTACCTCGATTTCAATCAAATATATTCGCGTAAAGATTTACGGACAAAAAAAGTGTTCAAAACGATTACTACTCCAATTTATGGGGATAGTTATGATATATTAATTGAAAATCTGAATTGGAAAATATCGCCGGAAACAGAGTTAATATCAAATATAAACTGTCAGAAAGCAACGTTAGAATATGGAGGGAGAAAATGGGAAGCATGGTTCACAGAAAGTATACCTCTTCCGGAGGGACCTTATATATTTAACGGTCTCCCCGGATTAATCATCAAGATAATTGACGATAAAGGAGATTACGCCTTTAGCTTGATTGAGTCAAAAAAAGCAGAAAATAATAATTTATTTAAAATTAAAACCGGAAAACTTATTAACTGGTCGATAATGGAGAAAATACAAATGAACTTTTATGAAAATCCATTTGGTGAATTAAAATCAAAAAGTGCAAAAATGATCGTTACCGATGACAAAGGAAATAAACTTGATAGAAGTTACGATGATATGTCAAGAAAGATGCAAAAATCTTTAAAAGAGAAAAACAATCCAATTGAGCTAAACGATAAGATAGAATATAAATGAAAATTAGAATGAAGATCATATTTAAAGTATTAATACTATTCTTTCCTTTCTTACTTTTTTCCCAAAATTCAAGTATGATTAAAGAATTAGATGGAGCGCAAAAGAAAATCTTTTTAGAGCTTATCACTAACGATGCCAAGGTTTCTCTTTTTTCTATACAACATCAACTTTATCTGGATTCTTTAATTGCCATTCTTCCAAAAGAACCTTTTTTTTGGCAACAAAAAGCAATGCCCTTATTCAAGCAAAAAAAATATGAACTTGGGATGAAATATTTAGATAAAGCCATCGAACTTGATCCTACAGATCATTACCGAGAATACAGAGCTTTCATTAAATGTGTTTTCCAAAAGAACTATTCCGAATCTTTGGAAGAGTTTAATTATTTAACGAAAATCAATGGTGACGACGGAGTAATAATGGATCATCCTTACAGTTTTTGGATGGGTTTATGCTATTTGCAATTAAATGAATTTGATAAAGCCAAAAATTTTATAGAGAAATCGATTGTATTTGGACAGAAAAATAATTTCGTAAATCCTTATGAACTATTTTATTTAGGAATTATAGAATATGAAAAAGAGAATTATCAGAATGCAATAAACAATTTCAATAAATCATTGGAACAGTATGAGAATTTTTCTGATGCCAAATATTACAAAGCACTTTCCTTACTAAATCTTAATAAAAAAGAAGAGGGGCAAATTTTACTTTTAGAAGCTAATAATGATTTTAAAAATGGATTTACATTCAATGAAGGGAATTCTTTATATGAACAATTTCCCTATCAGGTTTCTAATTTCATGTATATGTTTGCGACTGGATATCAGAAATCCGAAATACCTTAAGTTCGAAATTATATCATGATCATTCTTCTTTTCAAAAAAAACATGAAAAATAATAAGATGATGTAACGAAACACTTCTTACTATTGTCTCTATAAAAAACATAAACTATTGCATGAAATTTACACTTATTACTGCAGCCACTTTTAGCACCGCATTTATTACCGCACAATCCAAACAAGACAGTATCAAACTGAAAGATATTCAAGAAGTTATTGTCATCGCTAGAAAGCCAACTGTAGAAAACAAAGTAGACCGAACCGTTTTCAATGTTGCAAATAGTTCTATACTTTCAGGAAATACGACTTGGGATGTCCTAAGAATAACACCCTTAGTAAGTATTGACAGTGATGACGTGATCAAGGCGGAAGGTCAAAGCGTCACGGTTTATATTAATGACCGTAAATCGGTTTTTTCGGGAAAGGAACTTAAAGAGTATTTGAATACAATCCCCGCTGATAATCTGATGAAAATCGAGGTGATAACGAGTCCTTCTTCAAAGTACGAAACAACTGGAGAAGTTATTAATATCGTTTTGAAAAGATTAGAGAATGAAGGTTTAAAAGGGAGTGCTAGTTTTACTAATAATCAAAGTTCCAAGAATTCCCAGTATTCAAATCTGAACATTAATTATCATAAAAAGAATTTTACTCAAAACTTAACCGCAGGATACAACGACAATACTAATTTTTATAAAAGGGACAGCGAAAGTTTAATTTATGATAATAATGCACTTACCCTATTTAATGCTGAAAGCACTTCAACAGATAGAAGTCCATCATTCTCCAGTACTTCAGAGATCGAATTAAGCGAGAAAAATAATGTTGGATTAATTCTCGAGTATAGAAAATCGAAACGATTCAGTGACATGAATTCCTATGGAAGCAGTTATATCAATGGTAACTTACAAGATTCATTTACGAAAACTCAAAATCTAGAAGGCGACTATCAAAATGTAGGAACTAACGTATTCTACAAATACTATGATAAGGTCAAAAACAAAATTTTAGACGTCAATGCCGGTATCAATTATAGACTATCTGACGATCAAAATGATCATATAACTAATTTTACATCAACTCCAGTTCCTTTAGGAAGTAGAATATATAATCACAGACAAGACCGCGAATATTATGTTAAAGTGGATTATTCGCAACCTATTGGAGATAGTGGGAGCCAATTAGAATTTGGTGGAAAAACAAGTTTTAAAAACAATGTGAT is a window from the Kaistella flava (ex Peng et al. 2021) genome containing:
- a CDS encoding tetratricopeptide repeat protein gives rise to the protein MIKELDGAQKKIFLELITNDAKVSLFSIQHQLYLDSLIAILPKEPFFWQQKAMPLFKQKKYELGMKYLDKAIELDPTDHYREYRAFIKCVFQKNYSESLEEFNYLTKINGDDGVIMDHPYSFWMGLCYLQLNEFDKAKNFIEKSIVFGQKNNFVNPYELFYLGIIEYEKENYQNAINNFNKSLEQYENFSDAKYYKALSLLNLNKKEEGQILLLEANNDFKNGFTFNEGNSLYEQFPYQVSNFMYMFATGYQKSEIP
- a CDS encoding outer membrane beta-barrel family protein, coding for MKFTLITAATFSTAFITAQSKQDSIKLKDIQEVIVIARKPTVENKVDRTVFNVANSSILSGNTTWDVLRITPLVSIDSDDVIKAEGQSVTVYINDRKSVFSGKELKEYLNTIPADNLMKIEVITSPSSKYETTGEVINIVLKRLENEGLKGSASFTNNQSSKNSQYSNLNINYHKKNFTQNLTAGYNDNTNFYKRDSESLIYDNNALTLFNAESTSTDRSPSFSSTSEIELSEKNNVGLILEYRKSKRFSDMNSYGSSYINGNLQDSFTKTQNLEGDYQNVGTNVFYKYYDKVKNKILDVNAGINYRLSDDQNDHITNFTSTPVPLGSRIYNHRQDREYYVKVDYSQPIGDSGSQLEFGGKTSFKNNVIPYDYLNLIDHQWTFDQSRTNNFQYTDNLNSLYANISKTFFKKLETRIGLRFEYLSYTVKQEVSNVERSKSYSTILPDLLLKYAFSDNYSLSATYNHNLWRPYFSEFNPFLLPSDEGMYYRGNLDLQPNPSDRLGLKLGIKKKYFLSANYFFSNHDYWTSYVIEDGKTISTPTNFDGRIERLSGNFSTNQTFFKNKFTVNLNIGVEYSDSSDFNIKNNLNIKNYITNFSGSSNMSYTNLLGKNINLNAWVGVYSQNGGNSVSNKQNIFHSLSATKIFTPLQMEATVRLNNFLFKPNFDSTTYAPIGQFRYNFASDWYGISFSLVKRFGNQKVKENTKTNVEKDSGGAK